Within Aureibacillus halotolerans, the genomic segment CCTATGCTACCATGACATTTCTCTAGTGTCTGTAGTTATTTACTGTTGAATTCGCGACGCCAACGGACGCACGAACTTACAATTCCATACCATCTAGTGTAGGAAAATGGTAGGAATTTATACCCCCTCCTCATAGCCTGACATTTCATGTCGAAAAATGTCGTATTAGGTACTTTTTTCGTATAAACGTTTTGATTCACCGAGAAACGGATAAAGAGTATATAAGCATCTCTGATCTACGGTGAAATCCCGTCCGTCACAAATTAATCAACTAGGAATAGTTGAAAAACATTGACGAGTATGGGAAAGACTGGTACGATAAGTACACATAAATAAATTGTCGAAAGTTGACGAAAAAAATGGGACCGAATTTTGGGAAGGAGCAACGACATTGAAATCTACTGGGATTGTTAGAAAAGTTGACGAATTGGGAAGAGTGGTTATTCCTATCGAACTTCGACGCACTTTGGAAATTGCTGAGAAGGACGCATTGGAAATCTACGTGGATGATGATCGTATCATCTTAAAAAAGTACAAGCCTACAATGACATGCCAAGTGACTGGAGAAGTTTCTGAACAAAATTTTTCTATCGCAGGCGGCAAGATCGTCCTAAGTCATGAAGGCGCTGAAGAAGTATTAAACGAGCTTCAAAGACAGCTTAGCAATAGATCATAAATGACTGAAGCAAAAAACACCTTAAGCCTAGTGCCTCAGGTGTTTTTTTTATCTGACGTCTATTCGCTGCCATCGGCTTCAGTGGATATATGAAAGGTGGCATATACATCACGCTTAGGCAAATCTCG encodes:
- a CDS encoding AbrB/MazE/SpoVT family DNA-binding domain-containing protein, with product MKSTGIVRKVDELGRVVIPIELRRTLEIAEKDALEIYVDDDRIILKKYKPTMTCQVTGEVSEQNFSIAGGKIVLSHEGAEEVLNELQRQLSNRS